A genomic segment from Bradyrhizobium sp. ISRA430 encodes:
- a CDS encoding ABC transporter substrate-binding protein, with translation MKRILSGIFAAAFAVSASAAQAQDKPPLKIGGILDMSSLYADITGPGSETAAKMAVEDFGGEVLGRKIQVLAADHLNKADLAANIARDMLDNQGVEMIYDVAASATALAAGEIAKARNKIIIFNGPGSIRLTNEACGPYTVHYVFDTYAQANVTGLAAVKSGLDTWFFLTADYAFGQDLEKDTSNVVTKTGGKVLGNVRHPLNTSDFSSFLLQAQASKAKVIGLANAGGDTVNAIKQAAEFGITKGGQKISPLLAFVTDIDSIGLETAQGLLLAEAFYWDLNDDTRAFSKRFQERVKRPPTSAQAGVYSSVTHYLKAVKAAGTTDSAAVMKVMKETPINDFFAKNGKIREDGRMTHDMYLFEVKKPSESKGRWDDYKLLATVPGNEAFQSLEQSRCPLVKK, from the coding sequence ATGAAGCGAATTTTGTCCGGCATTTTTGCGGCCGCATTTGCCGTGAGCGCGAGCGCCGCGCAGGCCCAGGACAAGCCGCCGCTCAAGATCGGCGGCATCCTCGACATGTCAAGCCTGTATGCGGACATCACCGGTCCCGGCAGCGAGACCGCGGCCAAGATGGCGGTGGAAGATTTTGGCGGCGAGGTGCTGGGCCGCAAGATCCAGGTGCTGGCGGCCGACCATCTCAACAAGGCCGACCTTGCCGCCAACATCGCCCGCGACATGCTCGACAACCAGGGCGTCGAGATGATCTATGACGTCGCGGCCTCCGCAACCGCGCTCGCCGCCGGCGAGATCGCGAAAGCGCGCAACAAGATCATCATCTTCAACGGTCCCGGTTCGATCCGCCTTACCAACGAGGCCTGCGGCCCCTACACCGTGCATTATGTGTTCGACACGTACGCTCAGGCTAATGTGACGGGCCTCGCCGCCGTGAAATCGGGCCTCGATACGTGGTTCTTTCTCACCGCCGATTACGCCTTCGGCCAGGATCTGGAAAAGGACACCAGCAATGTCGTGACCAAGACCGGCGGCAAGGTGCTTGGCAATGTCCGCCATCCGCTCAACACGTCGGACTTCTCCTCCTTCCTGCTGCAGGCGCAGGCCTCCAAGGCCAAGGTGATCGGGCTGGCGAATGCCGGCGGCGATACGGTCAACGCCATCAAGCAGGCGGCCGAGTTCGGCATCACCAAGGGCGGTCAAAAGATCTCGCCGCTGCTCGCCTTCGTCACCGATATCGATTCCATCGGACTGGAGACGGCGCAGGGCCTGCTGCTGGCAGAGGCCTTCTATTGGGACCTCAACGACGACACGCGCGCGTTTTCGAAGCGCTTCCAGGAGCGTGTGAAGCGGCCGCCGACCTCGGCGCAGGCCGGCGTCTATTCGTCCGTCACGCATTACCTGAAAGCCGTGAAGGCGGCCGGCACGACGGACTCCGCGGCCGTCATGAAGGTGATGAAGGAGACGCCGATCAACGACTTCTTTGCCAAGAACGGCAAGATTCGCGAGGACGGCCGCATGACCCACGACATGTATCTGTTCGAGGTGAAGAAGCCGTCGGAATCCAAGGGCCGCTGGGACGACTACAAGCTGCTCGCTACCGTGCCCGGCAACGAGGCGTTCCAGTCGCTGGAGCAGTCGCGCTGCCCGCTGGTAAAGAAGTGA
- a CDS encoding cysteine rich repeat-containing protein, translating to MFKTSKHLATRRALLATALLAVAAPSFAQAPTDAQKSAIRSACRADYQAHCSSVTPGGAEALQCLSKNMSSLSSACQSAVRAIEPAAAPNTEPKSEAAPPKSEPAKSEPAKTEAAPPAAPAAKPAAAAAPKAAAPTQPSSAQVAAIKSACRADYPKVCASVPPGGAAALECLEKNKAKVSPACAKAMNAASGGAAAASAGAAPAAAATPAAAPTVIVLRPLRPREELLIVRSACGGDIRTLCAGVAPGGGRIAQCLASNAAGLSPACKEVLAPFAAR from the coding sequence ATGTTCAAGACAAGCAAGCATCTCGCAACGCGCCGTGCGTTGCTGGCGACGGCTCTCCTCGCAGTTGCGGCACCAAGCTTCGCGCAGGCGCCGACGGATGCCCAGAAGAGCGCGATCCGCTCCGCATGCCGGGCCGACTATCAGGCCCATTGCTCGAGCGTCACGCCGGGCGGCGCCGAAGCGCTGCAATGCCTCAGCAAGAACATGTCGAGCCTGTCGTCGGCCTGCCAGAGCGCGGTGCGCGCGATCGAGCCCGCGGCCGCGCCGAACACTGAACCCAAGAGCGAAGCTGCGCCGCCCAAATCTGAGCCGGCAAAGTCCGAACCAGCGAAGACCGAGGCGGCGCCCCCCGCTGCACCCGCGGCCAAGCCGGCCGCCGCAGCCGCTCCCAAAGCCGCCGCGCCAACGCAACCGAGCAGTGCGCAGGTCGCGGCAATCAAGAGCGCCTGCCGTGCCGACTATCCCAAGGTCTGCGCCAGCGTGCCGCCGGGCGGCGCGGCGGCGCTCGAATGCCTGGAGAAAAACAAGGCCAAGGTGTCGCCGGCCTGCGCGAAGGCCATGAACGCTGCATCCGGCGGCGCGGCGGCTGCGTCGGCAGGGGCGGCTCCTGCCGCTGCGGCGACGCCTGCCGCGGCGCCGACCGTGATCGTGCTGCGGCCGTTGCGGCCGCGCGAAGAGCTGTTGATCGTGCGGTCGGCATGCGGCGGCGACATCCGCACGCTGTGTGCCGGCGTCGCGCCGGGCGGCGGCCGCATCGCGCAGTGCCTTGCATCCAATGCGGCAGGGCTGTCGCCCGCGTGCAAGGAGGTGCTCGCGCCGTTCGCGGCACGATAG
- a CDS encoding FAD-dependent monooxygenase has product MRIAVIGGGPGGLYFAYLWKKRHPEDQVDLFEQNPADATWGFGVVFSEQALEFLRADDPETVDAIAPHMESWENITLNLQGDSVAIDGVGFSSIGRLELLKFLQQRALDVGVTSRFDTPVHAIDQLNGHDLIVAADGLNSLVRRAFEGDFGTSLSYSSNKFVWYGTSKRFDTLSQTFVKTDRGAFNAHHYRYSPSMSTFLVECDHATWQAYGFAYKDVEQSKGICEEVFADTLGGHCLVSNKSVWRNFPWVWNEHWSFKNMVLIGDALHSAHFSIGSGTRLAIEDAIALVKALESDAHLATALHRYQAERKPVVQKLVNAARTSAGWYEHFADHMNLDLMDFAYSYITRSGRIDDARLRAMSPAFMTQYEAAKNGGGAT; this is encoded by the coding sequence TTGCGGATCGCCGTGATCGGCGGAGGGCCCGGAGGGCTCTACTTCGCCTATCTCTGGAAAAAGCGTCACCCCGAGGATCAGGTCGACCTGTTCGAACAGAACCCGGCCGACGCGACCTGGGGCTTTGGCGTCGTGTTCTCCGAACAGGCGCTGGAATTCCTGCGTGCCGACGACCCCGAGACCGTCGATGCAATCGCGCCGCACATGGAGAGCTGGGAGAACATCACGCTGAACCTGCAAGGCGACAGCGTCGCCATCGACGGCGTCGGCTTCTCCTCGATCGGGCGGCTCGAGCTGTTGAAGTTCCTGCAGCAGCGCGCGCTCGATGTCGGCGTTACATCACGCTTCGACACGCCAGTTCATGCGATCGACCAGCTCAACGGCCACGATCTGATCGTGGCCGCCGACGGCCTGAACTCGCTGGTGCGTCGCGCCTTCGAGGGCGATTTCGGCACCTCGCTGTCCTACTCCTCCAACAAGTTCGTCTGGTACGGGACCTCGAAGCGCTTCGACACGCTGTCGCAGACCTTCGTGAAGACCGACCGCGGCGCCTTCAATGCCCACCACTATCGCTATTCGCCGAGCATGAGCACTTTCCTGGTCGAATGCGACCATGCGACTTGGCAGGCCTACGGTTTCGCCTACAAGGATGTCGAGCAATCCAAAGGGATCTGCGAGGAGGTCTTTGCGGATACGCTCGGCGGCCATTGCCTGGTCTCCAACAAGTCGGTCTGGCGCAATTTCCCCTGGGTGTGGAACGAGCACTGGTCGTTCAAGAACATGGTGCTGATCGGCGATGCCCTGCACTCGGCGCATTTCTCGATCGGCTCCGGCACGCGGCTCGCGATCGAGGACGCCATTGCGCTGGTGAAGGCGCTGGAATCGGATGCGCATCTGGCCACCGCGCTGCATCGCTATCAGGCCGAACGCAAGCCGGTCGTGCAGAAGCTGGTCAATGCCGCCCGCACCTCGGCCGGCTGGTACGAGCATTTCGCCGACCATATGAATCTCGACCTGATGGATTTTGCCTACAGCTACATCACCCGGTCCGGGCGCATCGACGATGCCCGGCTTCGCGCGATGTCGCCGGCCTTCATGACGCAATATGAGGCCGCCAAGAACGGCGGAGGTGCGACATGA
- the gtdA gene encoding gentisate 1,2-dioxygenase: MEAVTKTPEREAFYRKIDGENLTALWTVMSDLITPEPKSACRPHLWKFDVIRDYMTEAGKLITAKEAERRVLVLENPGLRGQSKITTSLYAGVQMVVPGDVAPAHRHSQSALRFVLEGKGAHTAVDGERTAMEPGDFIITPSMTWHDHSNETSEPMFWLDGLDIPLVQFFDCSFAEGSNEDQQKITKPAGDSFARYGHNLLPVDLKRNSKTSPIFSYPYAYTRDALEKAKTREEWDACHGLKLKFSNPETGDFAMPTIGTFIQLLPRGFKTARYRSTDATVFCPIEGRGRTRIGEATFEWGPRDLFVVPSWHWVTHEADADAVLFSFSDRPVQQKLDLFREDRGNA; the protein is encoded by the coding sequence ATGGAAGCCGTGACCAAGACGCCGGAACGCGAGGCGTTTTACCGGAAGATCGACGGCGAAAATCTCACCGCGCTCTGGACTGTGATGAGCGACCTGATCACGCCGGAGCCGAAGAGCGCCTGCCGGCCGCACCTCTGGAAGTTCGATGTCATCCGCGACTACATGACCGAGGCCGGCAAGCTGATCACCGCGAAGGAAGCCGAGCGGCGCGTGCTGGTCCTGGAAAATCCCGGCCTGCGCGGCCAGTCGAAGATCACGACGTCGCTCTATGCCGGCGTGCAGATGGTGGTGCCCGGCGACGTCGCGCCGGCCCACCGCCACAGCCAGTCGGCGCTGCGCTTCGTGCTCGAGGGCAAGGGCGCCCACACCGCAGTCGACGGAGAGCGCACCGCGATGGAGCCCGGCGACTTCATCATCACGCCGTCGATGACCTGGCACGACCATTCCAACGAGACCAGCGAGCCGATGTTCTGGCTCGACGGCCTCGACATCCCGCTGGTGCAGTTCTTCGACTGCTCCTTTGCCGAAGGCTCGAACGAAGACCAGCAGAAGATCACGAAACCCGCCGGCGACAGCTTTGCGCGCTATGGCCACAATCTCCTGCCGGTCGACCTGAAGCGGAATTCGAAGACCTCGCCGATCTTCAGCTATCCCTATGCCTACACTCGCGACGCGCTGGAAAAGGCCAAGACGCGCGAAGAGTGGGACGCCTGCCACGGCCTGAAGCTGAAGTTCAGCAATCCCGAGACTGGCGATTTCGCGATGCCGACCATCGGCACCTTCATCCAGCTCCTGCCAAGGGGATTCAAGACCGCGCGCTACCGATCGACCGATGCCACCGTGTTCTGTCCGATCGAAGGGCGCGGCCGCACCCGCATCGGCGAGGCGACGTTCGAATGGGGCCCGCGCGACCTGTTCGTCGTGCCGAGCTGGCACTGGGTCACGCACGAGGCCGACGCCGACGCAGTGCTGTTCAGCTTCTCCGACCGCCCCGTGCAGCAAAAGCTCGACCTGTTCCGCGAGGACCGCGGGAATGCGTGA
- a CDS encoding acetate--CoA ligase family protein, with protein sequence MPHPLDSFFAPASIALIGASRDHEKIPGRLLAMLRKNEYPGKIYPVNPNYAEIDGLACYKSIAEVGAPIDLAIIIIPARAVLAALEQCASAGVKNAVIISSGFAEEGGDSAAMQDAIAALAKRTGMRISGPNAEGFFSQVQRVAATFSPAVDVKPGVVPLVATQKRIGIVAQSGGVGFAYYHRAKALGVAVSYVVSAGNESDLGAGEFLDYLVQDASTDVILLFIEGIRDVDKFLAAARRAAEMKKPVIVTKVGRSGAGMRAAASHTASMAGWSAAYDAVFARYGFIVSNDLDEALTIAAVLASNPLPKGDRVAVVTVSGGAGIWGADAVALHGLQVPELSESIQAGIRALMPSYGTARNPIDVTAQGVTSGGLQKSVDLLTASAEVDAILVVLSLSSEVRMPFKEAELKPVLTAQHKPVVFYSYTLPSDFARRELAKSGAVVLSGLTHVGVAMRQLVDHARFRLPKPADEMRLPARDLSVHLKSPVLSEADSKALLRAAGIELPDEVLVSDKVALDQAIARVGFPLVMKIQSPDIAHKSEVGGVRVNITTKGEVFLAFEALLGNARKHRPEAEIQGVLVGPMAKKGIEIIVGTMTDKTFGPMVMVGLGGITTALFRDIVYRPAPVSAEEAGAMLASLKAAPLLNGFRGAAKADVAALAQLIADVSVLAARHANEIAELELNPVLVHAEGQGVTIVDALVVGWK encoded by the coding sequence ATGCCGCATCCGCTCGATAGCTTCTTCGCGCCGGCAAGCATCGCGCTGATCGGGGCTTCGCGCGATCATGAGAAGATACCGGGGCGGCTGCTCGCGATGCTGCGCAAGAACGAGTATCCCGGAAAGATCTATCCGGTGAACCCGAACTACGCCGAGATCGACGGGCTCGCCTGCTACAAATCGATCGCCGAGGTCGGTGCGCCGATCGATCTTGCAATCATCATCATTCCCGCCCGCGCAGTGCTCGCCGCGCTCGAGCAATGCGCTAGCGCCGGCGTGAAGAATGCGGTCATCATCTCCTCGGGCTTTGCCGAGGAGGGCGGCGACAGCGCCGCGATGCAGGACGCGATCGCGGCCTTGGCCAAGCGCACCGGCATGCGGATTTCCGGTCCGAACGCCGAGGGCTTTTTCAGCCAGGTGCAGCGGGTGGCGGCGACCTTCAGCCCGGCAGTCGACGTCAAGCCGGGCGTCGTTCCGCTCGTTGCCACGCAAAAGCGGATCGGCATCGTCGCACAGAGCGGCGGCGTCGGCTTTGCCTACTATCACCGCGCCAAGGCGCTCGGCGTTGCCGTAAGCTATGTCGTCAGCGCCGGCAACGAATCCGATCTCGGCGCCGGCGAGTTCCTGGACTACCTGGTGCAGGATGCCTCGACCGACGTGATCCTGCTGTTCATCGAGGGCATCCGCGACGTCGACAAATTCCTTGCCGCCGCGCGTCGCGCCGCGGAGATGAAAAAGCCGGTCATCGTCACCAAGGTCGGCCGCTCCGGCGCGGGGATGCGTGCGGCCGCCTCGCACACCGCCAGCATGGCCGGCTGGTCGGCGGCCTATGATGCGGTGTTCGCCAGATACGGTTTCATCGTCTCCAACGATCTCGACGAGGCCCTGACCATCGCGGCGGTGCTTGCAAGCAACCCGCTGCCGAAGGGCGATCGCGTCGCGGTCGTCACCGTCTCCGGCGGCGCCGGCATCTGGGGCGCGGATGCAGTGGCTTTGCACGGCTTGCAAGTGCCTGAGCTCTCCGAGTCCATCCAGGCCGGGATCAGGGCGCTGATGCCATCCTACGGCACTGCGCGCAACCCGATCGACGTCACCGCGCAGGGCGTGACTTCAGGCGGTCTTCAAAAGAGCGTCGATCTGCTCACGGCCTCAGCCGAGGTCGACGCGATCCTGGTCGTGCTGTCGCTGTCGAGCGAGGTGCGGATGCCGTTCAAGGAAGCTGAGCTGAAGCCCGTGCTAACCGCGCAGCACAAGCCGGTGGTGTTTTATTCATACACGCTGCCGTCGGACTTCGCCCGGCGCGAGCTTGCGAAATCCGGCGCGGTCGTGCTCTCCGGCCTCACCCATGTCGGGGTCGCGATGCGGCAACTCGTCGATCATGCCCGCTTCAGGCTGCCGAAGCCTGCGGATGAGATGCGGCTGCCGGCGCGCGATCTCTCCGTGCATTTGAAATCGCCGGTTCTGTCCGAAGCCGACAGCAAGGCGCTGCTCCGTGCCGCGGGAATTGAGCTGCCGGATGAGGTGCTGGTGAGCGACAAGGTTGCGCTCGACCAGGCGATCGCGCGCGTCGGCTTCCCGCTGGTGATGAAGATTCAGTCGCCTGATATCGCGCACAAGAGCGAGGTCGGCGGCGTGCGGGTCAACATCACGACCAAGGGCGAAGTATTCCTGGCGTTCGAGGCGCTGCTCGGCAATGCGCGCAAGCACCGACCCGAAGCCGAGATTCAGGGCGTGCTGGTCGGGCCGATGGCGAAGAAGGGTATCGAGATCATCGTCGGCACGATGACGGACAAGACGTTCGGTCCGATGGTGATGGTAGGGCTCGGCGGCATCACCACCGCGCTGTTCCGCGACATCGTCTATCGCCCGGCGCCGGTGAGCGCGGAGGAGGCCGGCGCGATGCTGGCGAGCCTGAAGGCCGCACCGCTCCTGAATGGCTTTCGCGGAGCGGCAAAGGCAGATGTCGCGGCACTGGCGCAGCTCATTGCCGACGTCTCCGTGCTCGCGGCGCGACATGCGAACGAGATAGCGGAGCTCGAGCTCAACCCGGTGCTCGTGCACGCCGAGGGGCAGGGCGTGACGATCGTCGATGCGCTGGTGGTGGGGTGGAAGTAG
- a CDS encoding benzoate-CoA ligase family protein: MSSEIRDQVPADGPGAREIGFAVPQTYNASRVLFDNLAKGRGDSIALVGPAGTRTYAELCAEAGQWGNGFASLGLQRGDRVLMFLDDTPAYPAAFFGAVRAGFVPLLINTLTPPDLLQFYLADSGASIAVADAEFASRFNAEACKDTALRTLIVVNGEVRDHAAPEAIAAAGWLAQFPAELAETATHRNEMAFWMYSSGSTGRPKGIVHLQHDMAYSELAFAQNVLRLTPGDICFSVPKIFFAYGFGNSITFPFSAGAATLLLPGQPKPGAIFAAIEQHKPTVFFGLPTLYTSLTKAEEADKTNFSSLRMALSAAEVLSAEVFNGWKKLTGLEIVEGLGSTEVLHIYLSNREGQKKLGAAGLRVPGYEVALKDKDGHDVGDNEEGILWVRGDSNTPLYWNRPDKSAETIREGGWIYTGDRFVRDSDGFHFFRGRADDLVKISGQWVYPLEVELCLADHPDIRECAVFATELPDRRMTLKAVVVMNNRAADQSEATRRLQDYVKGKLLPYKYPREVIFIDELPKTGTGKIDRQALLRM; encoded by the coding sequence ATGAGCAGCGAGATCCGTGACCAGGTGCCCGCCGACGGTCCGGGCGCGCGCGAGATCGGCTTTGCCGTTCCGCAAACCTATAATGCGAGCCGCGTGTTGTTCGATAATCTTGCCAAGGGACGCGGCGACAGCATCGCGCTGGTCGGGCCGGCCGGCACGCGCACCTATGCCGAGCTCTGTGCCGAAGCTGGCCAGTGGGGCAACGGCTTCGCCTCGCTGGGGCTGCAGCGCGGCGATCGCGTGCTCATGTTCCTCGACGACACGCCGGCCTATCCGGCCGCCTTTTTCGGCGCGGTGCGCGCCGGCTTCGTGCCGCTGCTGATCAACACGCTGACGCCGCCGGACCTGCTGCAGTTCTATCTCGCCGATTCCGGCGCGAGCATTGCGGTGGCGGACGCCGAATTCGCATCGCGCTTCAACGCCGAGGCGTGCAAGGACACCGCCCTGCGCACGCTGATCGTCGTCAATGGCGAGGTGCGTGACCACGCCGCGCCGGAAGCAATCGCGGCTGCAGGCTGGCTCGCGCAGTTCCCGGCCGAGCTCGCGGAAACCGCAACGCATCGCAACGAGATGGCGTTCTGGATGTATTCGTCCGGTTCGACCGGTCGCCCCAAAGGCATCGTGCATCTCCAGCACGACATGGCCTATAGCGAGCTCGCCTTTGCGCAGAACGTGTTGAGACTGACGCCCGGCGACATCTGCTTCTCGGTACCAAAGATCTTCTTCGCTTACGGCTTCGGCAACTCCATCACCTTCCCGTTCTCGGCCGGCGCGGCAACGCTGCTCCTGCCCGGCCAGCCGAAGCCCGGGGCGATCTTCGCGGCGATCGAACAACACAAGCCGACGGTATTTTTCGGTCTGCCGACGCTCTACACGTCACTGACGAAGGCGGAGGAGGCAGACAAAACGAATTTTTCGTCGCTGCGCATGGCGCTCTCCGCAGCCGAGGTGCTCTCGGCCGAAGTCTTCAACGGCTGGAAGAAGCTCACCGGCCTCGAGATCGTCGAAGGGCTCGGCTCGACCGAGGTGCTGCACATCTATCTCTCCAACCGCGAGGGGCAGAAGAAGCTCGGCGCCGCGGGCTTGCGCGTGCCCGGCTACGAGGTCGCGCTGAAGGACAAGGACGGCCACGACGTCGGCGACAACGAGGAAGGCATCTTGTGGGTACGCGGCGATTCCAACACGCCGCTGTACTGGAACCGGCCGGACAAATCCGCCGAGACCATCCGCGAAGGCGGCTGGATCTACACCGGCGACCGCTTCGTGCGCGATTCCGACGGCTTCCACTTCTTCCGCGGCCGCGCCGACGACCTCGTTAAGATCTCCGGCCAGTGGGTCTATCCGCTCGAGGTCGAGCTGTGCCTGGCCGATCACCCCGACATTCGCGAATGCGCGGTGTTCGCAACTGAGCTGCCCGACCGCCGCATGACGCTGAAGGCGGTGGTGGTGATGAACAACCGCGCCGCCGATCAGAGCGAGGCGACACGCAGGCTGCAGGACTACGTCAAGGGCAAGCTGCTGCCGTACAAATATCCGCGCGAGGTGATCTTCATCGACGAACTGCCGAAGACGGGCACGGGGAAGATCGACCGGCAGGCGTTGCTGAGGATGTGA
- a CDS encoding enoyl-CoA hydratase, translating into MSNDMVLQKLEGGLLTITMNRPERKNALNPDMVRGLVEAARRAADDPEVRAVLFKGAGGSFCVGGDVKSMAEGRAPLPFETKLANLRRGMEVSRILHQMPKPVVAQLDGAAAGAGLSMALSCDLRVASESCKITTAFAKVGFSGDYGGTYFLTQLLGGARARELYLTSPVLSAREAHAIGLVTKVVPDAEIDAAAHELALSLAQGPSIALGYIKRNINNAEHLALEDCFDGEAIHHTRCGDTEDHKEAARAFVEKRKPAFKGA; encoded by the coding sequence ATGAGCAACGACATGGTCCTGCAAAAGCTCGAAGGCGGACTGCTCACCATCACCATGAACCGCCCCGAGCGCAAAAACGCGCTCAACCCGGACATGGTGCGCGGCCTGGTCGAAGCCGCGCGGCGCGCGGCTGACGATCCGGAGGTGCGCGCGGTGCTGTTCAAGGGCGCCGGCGGCAGCTTCTGTGTCGGTGGCGACGTCAAGTCGATGGCGGAGGGACGCGCGCCGCTGCCGTTCGAGACCAAGCTCGCCAACCTGCGCCGCGGCATGGAAGTTTCGCGCATCCTGCATCAGATGCCAAAGCCCGTGGTGGCGCAGCTCGACGGTGCTGCGGCCGGCGCCGGTCTTTCGATGGCGCTGTCCTGCGATCTGCGCGTCGCCTCCGAGTCCTGCAAGATCACGACCGCCTTCGCCAAGGTCGGCTTCTCGGGCGACTACGGCGGCACCTATTTCCTGACCCAGCTTCTCGGCGGCGCGCGGGCCCGCGAGCTTTATCTGACGTCGCCGGTGCTGAGTGCCAGGGAGGCGCATGCGATCGGCCTGGTGACCAAGGTCGTGCCGGATGCCGAGATCGATGCCGCAGCGCACGAGCTCGCGCTGTCGCTGGCGCAGGGACCGTCGATCGCACTCGGCTACATCAAGCGCAATATCAACAATGCCGAGCATCTGGCGCTGGAGGATTGCTTCGACGGCGAGGCGATCCATCACACCCGCTGCGGCGACACTGAGGATCACAAGGAGGCCGCCAGGGCCTTCGTCGAGAAGCGCAAGCCTGCGTTCAAGGGCGCGTGA
- a CDS encoding MarR family transcriptional regulator, giving the protein MPSKPAPPITMDAVYAAPGYLFRRMQQIAVSIFMEECRSFDLTPVQYAALIAIHTHPGIDATRLSAVIAFDRSTLGSVIERLQAKDYIERKPAPEDKRIKLLYLTKPGAAILRDIIPAVERAQARMLEPLKPADRKALMALLVQLVDLNNEASRVPLRAEDALEHLGKSG; this is encoded by the coding sequence ATGCCGAGTAAGCCCGCCCCTCCGATCACGATGGACGCGGTCTATGCCGCGCCGGGCTATCTGTTCCGGCGCATGCAACAGATCGCGGTCTCGATATTCATGGAGGAGTGCCGAAGCTTTGACCTCACGCCGGTGCAATATGCGGCGCTGATCGCGATTCACACCCACCCCGGCATCGATGCGACGCGGCTGTCGGCGGTGATCGCCTTCGACCGCTCCACGCTCGGCAGCGTGATCGAGCGGCTTCAGGCCAAGGACTACATCGAGCGCAAGCCGGCGCCCGAGGACAAGCGGATCAAGCTGCTCTACCTGACCAAGCCCGGCGCCGCGATCCTGCGCGACATCATCCCCGCCGTCGAGCGCGCCCAGGCGCGCATGCTGGAGCCGCTGAAGCCCGCCGACCGCAAGGCGCTGATGGCGCTCCTGGTGCAGCTCGTCGATCTGAACAACGAGGCGTCACGCGTGCCGTTGCGGGCTGAGGATGCGCTTGAGCATTTGGGGAAGTCGGGGTGA
- a CDS encoding thermonuclease family protein — MKRPLTLIAAAALLIGSHDIVLAAACQFESQGEGRVAAITDARSLRLDDGREVRLAGIEPTATTQQALTALLVGRDVSLYGSDDTPDRYGRQPALVFIRDSATSAQALLLAQGQAVVSAEIADKDCAATLMAAKTEARRQKKGNWAAPLAIKNAESPDDILAGIGRFMVVEGRVRSVRQAGAMTYLNFSRNWTRGFAVTISRRIVPAFESAGIALKSLENRQIRVRGWVEGNTGPRIDVRLVGQVELLDTSAPAGVRP; from the coding sequence GTGAAGCGACCGCTTACTCTCATCGCCGCAGCAGCGCTCCTCATCGGATCGCACGACATCGTGCTCGCGGCGGCTTGCCAATTCGAGTCTCAAGGCGAGGGACGCGTCGCTGCGATCACCGATGCACGCAGCCTGCGTCTCGATGATGGCCGCGAGGTGCGTCTCGCCGGCATCGAGCCGACGGCCACGACGCAGCAGGCGCTGACGGCGCTGCTCGTCGGCCGCGACGTATCGCTTTACGGCAGCGACGACACGCCCGATCGTTACGGGCGGCAGCCCGCGCTTGTCTTCATCCGGGACAGCGCAACGTCGGCACAGGCTCTCCTGCTCGCCCAAGGCCAGGCGGTCGTCTCGGCCGAGATCGCGGACAAGGACTGCGCGGCCACCCTGATGGCCGCCAAAACCGAGGCGCGGCGCCAAAAAAAGGGCAACTGGGCTGCCCCGTTGGCCATAAAAAACGCGGAAAGTCCGGACGATATTTTGGCCGGGATTGGGCGCTTCATGGTGGTCGAGGGCAGAGTCCGGTCGGTCCGGCAAGCTGGGGCAATGACATACCTCAACTTCTCCCGGAACTGGACACGTGGCTTTGCCGTGACTATTTCAAGGCGCATCGTACCGGCCTTTGAGAGCGCCGGGATCGCTCTTAAGTCTCTGGAGAATCGACAGATTCGAGTCCGAGGCTGGGTCGAGGGGAATACGGGGCCTCGGATTGACGTACGCCTCGTGGGACAGGTTGAGTTGCTGGACACAAGCGCGCCGGCAGGGGTAAGGCCGTAA
- the maiA gene encoding maleylacetoacetate isomerase produces the protein MKLHGYFRSSAAYRVRIALNLKGLGAEHLPHHLRKGEQCAPAYLAVNPQGLVPALENDTGAVLTQSVAIIEWLEETHPNPPLLPKDPLQRAKVRAFALAIACDTHPVQNLKVLVRLRELGLPEEKVQEWAAWVNREGLSACETLIKDESGPFCFGNAPTLADLCLVPQLGNARRFGVDVSAYPRLLKAEAAAKALPAFANAAPEKQPDAE, from the coding sequence ATGAAGCTGCACGGCTATTTCCGCTCCAGCGCGGCCTATCGGGTGCGGATCGCGCTGAACCTGAAGGGGCTCGGAGCCGAGCATCTGCCGCATCATTTGCGCAAGGGCGAGCAATGCGCGCCCGCCTATCTCGCCGTCAACCCGCAGGGCCTGGTACCGGCGTTGGAGAACGATACGGGCGCGGTGCTGACCCAGTCGGTCGCCATCATCGAATGGCTAGAGGAGACCCATCCGAACCCGCCGCTGCTGCCGAAGGATCCGCTGCAACGCGCCAAGGTGCGGGCGTTCGCGCTGGCGATCGCCTGCGACACCCATCCGGTCCAGAACCTGAAGGTGCTGGTGCGGCTGCGCGAGCTCGGCCTGCCTGAGGAGAAGGTCCAGGAATGGGCCGCCTGGGTCAACCGCGAAGGGCTGTCGGCCTGCGAAACGCTGATCAAGGACGAGTCGGGTCCGTTCTGTTTCGGCAATGCGCCGACGCTCGCCGATCTCTGCCTCGTGCCGCAGCTCGGCAATGCGCGCCGCTTCGGCGTCGACGTCTCGGCCTATCCGCGCCTGCTCAAGGCGGAAGCCGCGGCGAAGGCGCTGCCGGCGTTCGCCAATGCCGCGCCGGAGAAGCAGCCCGATGCCGAGTAA